A stretch of the Balearica regulorum gibbericeps isolate bBalReg1 chromosome 15, bBalReg1.pri, whole genome shotgun sequence genome encodes the following:
- the CASKIN1 gene encoding caskin-1 isoform X2: MGKDQELVQAVKAEDVAAVQKLLQRPKPGKAKLLGSAKKVNVNFQDTDGFSALHHAALNGNTELISLLLEAQAAVDIKDNKGMRPLHYVAWQGKKEPMKMVLKAGSSVNIPSDEGQIPLHLAAQHGHYDVSEMLLQHQSNPCIMDNSGKTPLDLACEFGRVGVVQLLLNSNMCAALLEPKPGDTTDPNGTSPLHLAAKNGHIDIIRLLLQAGIDINRQTKAGTALHEAALCGKTDVVRLLLDSGINAHVRNTYNQTALDIVNQFTTSQASKEIKQMLRDASAALQVRAVKDYCNNYDLTSLNVKAGDIITVLEQHADGRWKGCIHDNRTGNDRVGYFPSSLVEAISKRTGSWETVTIPQQYQKIPLPAYGAAVLNGDASSHPFHSLPPPPPPPPHSHQTLFSSFGYHRLSPSSADEPRYGQGSRGADMSPSHLSPSQGGSATPAPAEEIWVLRKPFAGGDRSSLGSTGSVASARSSGSGQSAGSGAHALHAGSEGVKLLATVLSQKASAQETAVGDGPAKAQDIPAGSSRSQSVASSPYAPQTPAEPQLKKMEPPSEGKSSEAVYQWLCKFQLQLYAPNFINAGYDITTISRMTPEDLTAIGVTKPGHRKKIASEINNLNIPEWLPEYKPANLALWLSMIGLSQYYKVLVENGYENIDFITDITWEDLQEIGITKLGHQKKLMLAVKKLAELQRAELGKYEPGTLKRKAAAACPEVLAIESPPPEPPECQSPKMTTFQDSELSSELQVAMTGEAPEELSEKAANPAAPGYRSPPGLGGRTRLMSSSQELLGDGPRAPPTTAISKSQEYLAEGASEGPPTPPKEGRPPRHGHPVKRASVPPVPGKPRQPFPSSAGHLTPPQTPGKPRPPSPQGPPAPHATAKVKPTPQLLPPGERPASPRSLPQSPTHRGFAYVLPQPAEGEGGPPGVPVLPVSVPVLCLPPAGEGEEEPGRPKKRAHSLNRYAASDSEQERDELLVPDAGPYATVQRRVGRSHSVRAPAGSDKNVNRSQSFAVRPKKKGPPPPPPKRSSSAISSAGMAEDFPKDGEGEAATGPAAAEGESRREQRRASDLGGSVDTGSAGSVRSIAAMLEMSSIGGGARALALQKPHGASGPGLAKAPEGYYLQPGAPPGSPERARVATVLATVKHKEAIGLDGEVVNRRRTISGPVTGLVAAARRERADSVRSEVGADGPGERLRVERGGSPDGIPFAEEGNLTIKQRPRPLGPSRGDVGEGLSPAHRHGDLAKVEASATLKRRIRARQSQQDGVRFVLTESDTVKRRPKAKDKEPALEPAPLAVYQNGTGTVKRRPASELSGAEPPTTPPPAARPDGPDYAPPPTEPKKPFKPPVSPKPVLTQPPQKVPGPPVPVPKKVPIPSPGSPEVKRVHGTPPPVSPKPTPPPTAPKPPKPHAAIQSVSAGSTPAPSPARQLGAAAAKPSSTPPSLCSSPAKPLSPGAQPQQVPVKPPRSAIASPSVDSAGPELAQQKLEETSASLAAALQAVEEKIKQEDSQAADSAMESKSTVSILDDIGSMFDDLADQLDAMLE, encoded by the exons GTTCTCGGCTCTGCACCATGCGGCACTCAACGGCAACACAGAGCTCATCTCGCTGCTGCTGGAGGCGCAGGCTGCGGTGGACATCAAGGACAACAAAG GCATGCGGCCCCTGCACTATGTGGCTTGGCAAGGCAAGAAGGAGCCCATGAAAATGGTGCTGAAAGCGGGTTCCTCCGTGAACATCCCATCGGACGAGGGCCAGATCCCCCTGCACCTGGCAGCACAGCACGGGCACTACGACGTG TCGGAGATGCTCCTGCAGCACCAGTCCAACCCCTGCATCATGGACAATTCGGGGAAGACGCCTCTGGACCTTGCGTGTGAATTTGGCCGGGTCGGG GTGGTCCAACTGCTCCTGAACAGCAACATGTGTGCGGCGCTGCTGGAGCCCAAGCCGGGGGACACCACCGACCCCAACGGCACCAGCCCCCTGCACCTCGCCGCCAAGAATGGCCACATCGACATCATCCG gctcctgctgcaggctggcatCGACATCAACCGGCAAACCAAGGCGGGCACGGCGCTGCACGAGGCGGCCCTGTGCGGCAAGACGGATGTGGTGCGGCTGCTGCTGGAT AGTGGGATCAATGCCCACGTCAGGAACACGTACAACCAGACGGCCCTGGACATTGTCAACCAGTTCACCACCAGCCAGGCCAGCAAGGAGATCAAGCAGATGCTGCGGG ACGCCTCCGCCGCTCTGCAGGTCCGGGCCGTCAAGGATTATTGCAACAACTACGACCTGACCAGCCTCAATGTGAAAGCTGGGGACATCATCACT gtgctggagcagcatGCGGACGGGCGCTGGAAGGGCTGCATTCATGACAACCGGACCGGCAATGACCGCGTGGGCTACTTCCCCTCCAGCCTCGTCGAGGCCATAAGCAAGCGAACAG GTTCATGGGAGACTGTAACAATCCCCCAACAGTACCAAAAGATCCCGCTCCCGGCTTACGGGGCTGCTGTGCTAAACGGTGACGCCTCGTCCCATCCGTTCCATTCCCTgcctccacctccacctccaccaCCACATTCCCATCAGACTCTTTTCAGTTCCTTTGGCTATCACAGGCTCTCCCCTAGCAGTGCCGACGAGCCGCGTTACGGACAAG GGTCCCGCGGGGCCGACATGAGCCCGTCCCACCTCTCGCCGTCGCAGGGTGGATCAGCcacaccagctcctgcagaggaGATCTGGGTTCTGCGGAAACCCTTTGCAG GTGGCGACcgcagcagcctgggcagcacaggcagcgtGGCCTCTGCCCGCAGCTCGGGGAGCGGGCAGAGCGCAGGCAGTGGCGCGCACGCCCTGCACGCTGGCTCTGAAGGCGTCAAG ctgctggcaACGGTCCTTTCCCAGAAGGCTTCTGCGCAAGAGACTGCCGTGGGCGATGGGCCGGCCAAGGCGCAGGACATCCCCGCAG GTTCATCGCGGTCACAGAGTGTGGCCAGCTCCCCGTACGCCCCCCAGACCCCTGCCGAGCCCCAGCTGAAGAAGATGGAGCCGCCGTCGGAGGGAAAG AGCTCAGAGGCCGTGTACCAGTGGCTCTGCAAGTTCCAGCTGCAGCTCTACGCACCCAACTTCATCAACGCTGGCTACGACATCACCACCATTAGCCGGATGACGCCGGAG GACCTCACGGCTATTGGCGTCACCAAGCCGGGGCACAGGAAGAAGATCGCCTCGGAGATCAACAACCTCAATATCCCCGAATGGCTGCCAGAGTACAAGCCG GCCAACCTGGCGCTGTGGCTCTCCATGATCGGCCTGTCCCAGTACTACAAGGTGCTGGTGGAGAACGGCTATGAGAACATCGACTTCATCACTGACATCACCTGGGAGGACCTGCAGGAGATCGGCATCACCAAGCTGG GCCACCAGAAGAAGCTGATGCTGGCAGTGAagaagctggcagagctgcagcgtGCCGAGTTGGGCAAGTATGAGCCAGGCACGCTGAAGAGGAAGGCGGCAGCGGCGTGCCCGGAGGTGCTGGCCATTGAGTCCCCTCCTCCGGAGCCACCTGAGTGCCAGTCACCCAAGATGACCACCTTCCAGGACAGCGAGCTCAGCAGTGAGCTGCAGGTGGCCATGACAGGTGAAGCCCCTGAGGAGCTCTCTGAGAAGGCTGCGAACCCCGCGGCACCTGGCTACCGCTCGCCACCGGGGCTGGGTGGCCGCACCAGGCTGATGAGCAGCtcgcaggagctgctgggggatgGCCCGAGGGCCCCCCCCACCACCGCCATCTCCAAGAGCCAGGAGTACCTGGCAGAGGGGGCCAGTGAGGGTCCCCCCACACCACCCAAGGAAGGGCGCCCGCCCCGGCACGGCCACCCCGTCAAGCGTGCCAGCGTGCCACCAGTGCCCGGCAAGCCCCGGCAGCCCTTCCCGTCTTCTGCTGGCCACCTGACACCGCCACAGACCCCCGGCAAGCCGCGGCCCCCCTCCCCGCAAGGCCCGCCGGCACCCCATGCCACTGCCAAGGTGAAGCCCACCCCGCAGCTGCTGCCACCGGGCGAGCGCCCCGCATcgccccgctccctgccccagTCGCCCACCCACCGCGGCTTCGCCTACGTCCTGCCACAGCCCGCCGAGGGCGAGGGGGGACCCCCAGGGGTGCCCGTCCTGCCCGTCTCAGTGCCAGTGCTGTGCCTGCCACCGGCGGGTGAGGGCGAGGAGGAGCCGGGGCGGCCGAAGAAGCGGGCACACAGCCTGAACCGCTACGCCGCCTCTGACAGTGAGCAGGAGCGGGATGAGCTGCTGGTGCCGGACGCGGGGCCCTACGCCACCGTCCAGCGGCGCGTGGGGCGCAGCCACTCGGTGCGGGCACCCGCCGGCAGTGACAAGAACGTCAACCGCAGCCAGTCCTTTGCCGTCCGCCCCAAGAAGAAggggcccccgccgcccccccccaaacGCTCCAGCTCCGCCATTTCTAGCGCCGGCATGGCCGAGGACTTCCCCAAGGACGGTGAAGGCGAGGCGGCCACTGGGCCCGCCGCCGCTGAAGGGGAGAGCCGTCGGGAGCAGCGGCGGGCCAGCGACCTAGGCGGCAGCGTGGACACGGGCAGTGCCGGCAGCGTGCGCAGCATCGCGGCCATGCTGGAGATGTCCTCCATCGGTGGTGGGGCCCGGGCGCTGGCGCTGCAGAAACCGCACGGGGCCAGTGGGCCGGGGCTGGCCAAGGCGCCCGAGGGCTACTACCTGCAACCAGGGGCCCCCCCGGGCAGCCCTGAGCGTGCCCGCGTGGCCACCGTCCTGGCCACTGTCAAGCACAAGGAGGCCATTGGCCTGGATGGGGAGGTGGTGAACCGGCGCCGGACCATCAGCGGCCCCGTCACTGGGCTGGTGGCGGCTGCCCGCCGTGAGCGTGCTGACAGCGTGCGGTCGGAGGTGGGCGCCGATGGCCCTGGTGAGCGACTGCGAGTCGAGCGCGGCGGCTCCCCGGATGGCATCCCCTTTGCCGAGGAGGGCAACCTCACCATCAAGCAGCGGCCGCGGCCCCTGGGGCCGAGCCGGGGGGATGTGGGCGAGGGGCTGTCCCCGGCTCACCGCCATGGGGACCTGGCCAAAGTGGAGGCCAGCGCCACGCTCAAGCGGCGGATCCGGgccaggcagagccagcaggaCGGTGTCCGTTTTGTCCTCACTGAGTCCGACACCGTCAAGCGCCGGCCCAAGGCCAAGGACAAGGAGCCGGCGCTGGAGCCGGCCCCGCTCGCTGTCTACCAGAATGGCACCGGCACCGTCAAGAGGCGGCCGGCCTCCGAGCTGAGTGGGGCTGAGccacccaccaccccaccacccGCCGCCCGCCCTGATGGTCCCGACTACGCCCCGCCGCCCACGGAGCCCAAGAAGCCCTTCAAGCCACCGGTGTCCCCCAAGCCTGTGCTGACCCAGCCGCCCCAGAAGGTGCCTGGGCCGCCGGTGCCTGTCCCCAAAAAGGTGCCCATCCCAagccctggcagcccag agGTCAAGCGGGTCCATGGCACGCCACCCCCGGTGTCCCCCAAGCCCACGCCGCCCCCCACGGCTCCCAAGCCCCCCAAGCCCCATGCCGCCATCCAGTCGGTGAGCGCCGGCTCCACACCGGCCCCGTCCCCTGCCCGGCAGTTGGGTGCCGCTGCCGCCAAGCCGTCCAGCACGCCGCCCtcgctctgctccagccccgcCAAGCCCCTCTCGCCCGGTGCGCAGCCCCAGCAGGTGCCGGTGAAGCCGCCGCGCTCCGCCATCGCCAGCCCCTCCGTCGACAGCGCCGGCCCTGAGCTGGCACAACAGAAGCTGGAGGAGACGAGCGCGTCCTTGGCTGCTGCGCTGCAGGCTGTGGAGGAGAAGATCAAGCAGGAGGACAGTCAGGCGGCAGA CTCGGCCATGGAGTCGAAGAGCACCGTGAGCATCCTGGACGACATTGGCAGCATGTTCGATGACCTGGCGGACCAGCTGGACGCCATGCTGGAGTGA
- the CASKIN1 gene encoding caskin-1 isoform X1: MGKDQELVQAVKAEDVAAVQKLLQRPKPGKAKLLGSAKKVNVNFQDTDGFSALHHAALNGNTELISLLLEAQAAVDIKDNKGMRPLHYVAWQGKKEPMKMVLKAGSSVNIPSDEGQIPLHLAAQHGHYDVSEMLLQHQSNPCIMDNSGKTPLDLACEFGRVGVVQLLLNSNMCAALLEPKPGDTTDPNGTSPLHLAAKNGHIDIIRLLLQAGIDINRQTKAGTALHEAALCGKTDVVRLLLDSGINAHVRNTYNQTALDIVNQFTTSQASKEIKQMLRDASAALQVRAVKDYCNNYDLTSLNVKAGDIITVLEQHADGRWKGCIHDNRTGNDRVGYFPSSLVEAISKRTGSRGADMSPSHLSPSQGGSATPAPAEEIWVLRKPFAGGDRSSLGSTGSVASARSSGSGQSAGSGAHALHAGSEGVKLLATVLSQKASAQETAVGDGPAKAQDIPAGSSRSQSVASSPYAPQTPAEPQLKKMEPPSEGKSSEAVYQWLCKFQLQLYAPNFINAGYDITTISRMTPEDLTAIGVTKPGHRKKIASEINNLNIPEWLPEYKPANLALWLSMIGLSQYYKVLVENGYENIDFITDITWEDLQEIGITKLGHQKKLMLAVKKLAELQRAELGKYEPGTLKRKAAAACPEVLAIESPPPEPPECQSPKMTTFQDSELSSELQVAMTGEAPEELSEKAANPAAPGYRSPPGLGGRTRLMSSSQELLGDGPRAPPTTAISKSQEYLAEGASEGPPTPPKEGRPPRHGHPVKRASVPPVPGKPRQPFPSSAGHLTPPQTPGKPRPPSPQGPPAPHATAKVKPTPQLLPPGERPASPRSLPQSPTHRGFAYVLPQPAEGEGGPPGVPVLPVSVPVLCLPPAGEGEEEPGRPKKRAHSLNRYAASDSEQERDELLVPDAGPYATVQRRVGRSHSVRAPAGSDKNVNRSQSFAVRPKKKGPPPPPPKRSSSAISSAGMAEDFPKDGEGEAATGPAAAEGESRREQRRASDLGGSVDTGSAGSVRSIAAMLEMSSIGGGARALALQKPHGASGPGLAKAPEGYYLQPGAPPGSPERARVATVLATVKHKEAIGLDGEVVNRRRTISGPVTGLVAAARRERADSVRSEVGADGPGERLRVERGGSPDGIPFAEEGNLTIKQRPRPLGPSRGDVGEGLSPAHRHGDLAKVEASATLKRRIRARQSQQDGVRFVLTESDTVKRRPKAKDKEPALEPAPLAVYQNGTGTVKRRPASELSGAEPPTTPPPAARPDGPDYAPPPTEPKKPFKPPVSPKPVLTQPPQKVPGPPVPVPKKVPIPSPGSPEVKRVHGTPPPVSPKPTPPPTAPKPPKPHAAIQSVSAGSTPAPSPARQLGAAAAKPSSTPPSLCSSPAKPLSPGAQPQQVPVKPPRSAIASPSVDSAGPELAQQKLEETSASLAAALQAVEEKIKQEDSQAADSAMESKSTVSILDDIGSMFDDLADQLDAMLE, from the exons GTTCTCGGCTCTGCACCATGCGGCACTCAACGGCAACACAGAGCTCATCTCGCTGCTGCTGGAGGCGCAGGCTGCGGTGGACATCAAGGACAACAAAG GCATGCGGCCCCTGCACTATGTGGCTTGGCAAGGCAAGAAGGAGCCCATGAAAATGGTGCTGAAAGCGGGTTCCTCCGTGAACATCCCATCGGACGAGGGCCAGATCCCCCTGCACCTGGCAGCACAGCACGGGCACTACGACGTG TCGGAGATGCTCCTGCAGCACCAGTCCAACCCCTGCATCATGGACAATTCGGGGAAGACGCCTCTGGACCTTGCGTGTGAATTTGGCCGGGTCGGG GTGGTCCAACTGCTCCTGAACAGCAACATGTGTGCGGCGCTGCTGGAGCCCAAGCCGGGGGACACCACCGACCCCAACGGCACCAGCCCCCTGCACCTCGCCGCCAAGAATGGCCACATCGACATCATCCG gctcctgctgcaggctggcatCGACATCAACCGGCAAACCAAGGCGGGCACGGCGCTGCACGAGGCGGCCCTGTGCGGCAAGACGGATGTGGTGCGGCTGCTGCTGGAT AGTGGGATCAATGCCCACGTCAGGAACACGTACAACCAGACGGCCCTGGACATTGTCAACCAGTTCACCACCAGCCAGGCCAGCAAGGAGATCAAGCAGATGCTGCGGG ACGCCTCCGCCGCTCTGCAGGTCCGGGCCGTCAAGGATTATTGCAACAACTACGACCTGACCAGCCTCAATGTGAAAGCTGGGGACATCATCACT gtgctggagcagcatGCGGACGGGCGCTGGAAGGGCTGCATTCATGACAACCGGACCGGCAATGACCGCGTGGGCTACTTCCCCTCCAGCCTCGTCGAGGCCATAAGCAAGCGAACAG GGTCCCGCGGGGCCGACATGAGCCCGTCCCACCTCTCGCCGTCGCAGGGTGGATCAGCcacaccagctcctgcagaggaGATCTGGGTTCTGCGGAAACCCTTTGCAG GTGGCGACcgcagcagcctgggcagcacaggcagcgtGGCCTCTGCCCGCAGCTCGGGGAGCGGGCAGAGCGCAGGCAGTGGCGCGCACGCCCTGCACGCTGGCTCTGAAGGCGTCAAG ctgctggcaACGGTCCTTTCCCAGAAGGCTTCTGCGCAAGAGACTGCCGTGGGCGATGGGCCGGCCAAGGCGCAGGACATCCCCGCAG GTTCATCGCGGTCACAGAGTGTGGCCAGCTCCCCGTACGCCCCCCAGACCCCTGCCGAGCCCCAGCTGAAGAAGATGGAGCCGCCGTCGGAGGGAAAG AGCTCAGAGGCCGTGTACCAGTGGCTCTGCAAGTTCCAGCTGCAGCTCTACGCACCCAACTTCATCAACGCTGGCTACGACATCACCACCATTAGCCGGATGACGCCGGAG GACCTCACGGCTATTGGCGTCACCAAGCCGGGGCACAGGAAGAAGATCGCCTCGGAGATCAACAACCTCAATATCCCCGAATGGCTGCCAGAGTACAAGCCG GCCAACCTGGCGCTGTGGCTCTCCATGATCGGCCTGTCCCAGTACTACAAGGTGCTGGTGGAGAACGGCTATGAGAACATCGACTTCATCACTGACATCACCTGGGAGGACCTGCAGGAGATCGGCATCACCAAGCTGG GCCACCAGAAGAAGCTGATGCTGGCAGTGAagaagctggcagagctgcagcgtGCCGAGTTGGGCAAGTATGAGCCAGGCACGCTGAAGAGGAAGGCGGCAGCGGCGTGCCCGGAGGTGCTGGCCATTGAGTCCCCTCCTCCGGAGCCACCTGAGTGCCAGTCACCCAAGATGACCACCTTCCAGGACAGCGAGCTCAGCAGTGAGCTGCAGGTGGCCATGACAGGTGAAGCCCCTGAGGAGCTCTCTGAGAAGGCTGCGAACCCCGCGGCACCTGGCTACCGCTCGCCACCGGGGCTGGGTGGCCGCACCAGGCTGATGAGCAGCtcgcaggagctgctgggggatgGCCCGAGGGCCCCCCCCACCACCGCCATCTCCAAGAGCCAGGAGTACCTGGCAGAGGGGGCCAGTGAGGGTCCCCCCACACCACCCAAGGAAGGGCGCCCGCCCCGGCACGGCCACCCCGTCAAGCGTGCCAGCGTGCCACCAGTGCCCGGCAAGCCCCGGCAGCCCTTCCCGTCTTCTGCTGGCCACCTGACACCGCCACAGACCCCCGGCAAGCCGCGGCCCCCCTCCCCGCAAGGCCCGCCGGCACCCCATGCCACTGCCAAGGTGAAGCCCACCCCGCAGCTGCTGCCACCGGGCGAGCGCCCCGCATcgccccgctccctgccccagTCGCCCACCCACCGCGGCTTCGCCTACGTCCTGCCACAGCCCGCCGAGGGCGAGGGGGGACCCCCAGGGGTGCCCGTCCTGCCCGTCTCAGTGCCAGTGCTGTGCCTGCCACCGGCGGGTGAGGGCGAGGAGGAGCCGGGGCGGCCGAAGAAGCGGGCACACAGCCTGAACCGCTACGCCGCCTCTGACAGTGAGCAGGAGCGGGATGAGCTGCTGGTGCCGGACGCGGGGCCCTACGCCACCGTCCAGCGGCGCGTGGGGCGCAGCCACTCGGTGCGGGCACCCGCCGGCAGTGACAAGAACGTCAACCGCAGCCAGTCCTTTGCCGTCCGCCCCAAGAAGAAggggcccccgccgcccccccccaaacGCTCCAGCTCCGCCATTTCTAGCGCCGGCATGGCCGAGGACTTCCCCAAGGACGGTGAAGGCGAGGCGGCCACTGGGCCCGCCGCCGCTGAAGGGGAGAGCCGTCGGGAGCAGCGGCGGGCCAGCGACCTAGGCGGCAGCGTGGACACGGGCAGTGCCGGCAGCGTGCGCAGCATCGCGGCCATGCTGGAGATGTCCTCCATCGGTGGTGGGGCCCGGGCGCTGGCGCTGCAGAAACCGCACGGGGCCAGTGGGCCGGGGCTGGCCAAGGCGCCCGAGGGCTACTACCTGCAACCAGGGGCCCCCCCGGGCAGCCCTGAGCGTGCCCGCGTGGCCACCGTCCTGGCCACTGTCAAGCACAAGGAGGCCATTGGCCTGGATGGGGAGGTGGTGAACCGGCGCCGGACCATCAGCGGCCCCGTCACTGGGCTGGTGGCGGCTGCCCGCCGTGAGCGTGCTGACAGCGTGCGGTCGGAGGTGGGCGCCGATGGCCCTGGTGAGCGACTGCGAGTCGAGCGCGGCGGCTCCCCGGATGGCATCCCCTTTGCCGAGGAGGGCAACCTCACCATCAAGCAGCGGCCGCGGCCCCTGGGGCCGAGCCGGGGGGATGTGGGCGAGGGGCTGTCCCCGGCTCACCGCCATGGGGACCTGGCCAAAGTGGAGGCCAGCGCCACGCTCAAGCGGCGGATCCGGgccaggcagagccagcaggaCGGTGTCCGTTTTGTCCTCACTGAGTCCGACACCGTCAAGCGCCGGCCCAAGGCCAAGGACAAGGAGCCGGCGCTGGAGCCGGCCCCGCTCGCTGTCTACCAGAATGGCACCGGCACCGTCAAGAGGCGGCCGGCCTCCGAGCTGAGTGGGGCTGAGccacccaccaccccaccacccGCCGCCCGCCCTGATGGTCCCGACTACGCCCCGCCGCCCACGGAGCCCAAGAAGCCCTTCAAGCCACCGGTGTCCCCCAAGCCTGTGCTGACCCAGCCGCCCCAGAAGGTGCCTGGGCCGCCGGTGCCTGTCCCCAAAAAGGTGCCCATCCCAagccctggcagcccag agGTCAAGCGGGTCCATGGCACGCCACCCCCGGTGTCCCCCAAGCCCACGCCGCCCCCCACGGCTCCCAAGCCCCCCAAGCCCCATGCCGCCATCCAGTCGGTGAGCGCCGGCTCCACACCGGCCCCGTCCCCTGCCCGGCAGTTGGGTGCCGCTGCCGCCAAGCCGTCCAGCACGCCGCCCtcgctctgctccagccccgcCAAGCCCCTCTCGCCCGGTGCGCAGCCCCAGCAGGTGCCGGTGAAGCCGCCGCGCTCCGCCATCGCCAGCCCCTCCGTCGACAGCGCCGGCCCTGAGCTGGCACAACAGAAGCTGGAGGAGACGAGCGCGTCCTTGGCTGCTGCGCTGCAGGCTGTGGAGGAGAAGATCAAGCAGGAGGACAGTCAGGCGGCAGA CTCGGCCATGGAGTCGAAGAGCACCGTGAGCATCCTGGACGACATTGGCAGCATGTTCGATGACCTGGCGGACCAGCTGGACGCCATGCTGGAGTGA
- the TRAF7 gene encoding E3 ubiquitin-protein ligase TRAF7 isoform X2 — translation MSLRSTFSLHEEEEEPEPLVFAEQPSVKLCCQLCCSVFKDPVITTCGHTFCRRCALTSEKCPVDNAKLTVVVNNIAVAEQIGELFIHCKYGCRPAASSKPAAFEVDPRGCPFTIKLSARKDHESSCDYRPVRCPNNPSCPPLLKMNLEAHLKECEHIKCPHSKYGCTFIGNQDTYETHLETCKFEGLKEFLQQTDDRFHEMQVAMAQKDQEIAFLRSMLGKLSEKIDQLEKNLELKFDVLDENQSKLSEDLMEFRRDASMLNDELSHINARLNMGILGSYDPQQIFKCKGTFVGHQGPVWCLCVYSIGDLLFSGSSDKTIKVWDTCTTYKCQKTLEGHDGIVLALCIQGNKLYSGSADCTIIVWDIQNLQKVNTIRAHDNPVCTLVSSHNMLFSGSLKAIKVWDIVGTELKLKKELTGLNHWVRALVASQNYLYSGSYQTIKIWDIRNLECVHVLQTSGGSVYSIAVTNHHIVCGTYENLIHVWDIETKEQVRTLTGHVGTVYALAVISTPDQTKVFSASYDRSLRVWSMDNMICTQTLLRHQGSVTALAVSRGRLFSGAVDSTVKVWTC, via the exons ATGTCCTTGCGCTCGACGTTCTCACTccatgaggaagaggaggagccA gAGCCACTGGTGTTTGCTGAACAACCGTCCGTGAAGCTGTGCTGCCAACTGTGTTGTAGTGTGTTTAAGGATCCAGTTATCACAACCTGTGGG CACACATTTTGTAGAAGATGTGCCTTAACATCTG AGAAGTGCCCAGTGGACAATGCCAAACTGACCGTAGTGGTTAACAACATTGCGGTGGCCGAACAGATCGGGGAGCTCTTCATTCACTGCAAGTATGGCTGCCggcctgcagccagcagcaagcCCGCTGCCTTTGAGGTGGACCCCCGTGGATGTCCGTTTACAATTAAACTGAGTGCCAGGAA AGATCATGAAAGCAGCTGTGATTACCGGCCAGTTCGCTGTCCCAATAACCCCAGCTGCCCACCTCTCCTGAAAATGAACCTGGAGGCACATCTGAAAGAGTGCGAGCACATAAAATGTCCCCACTCCAAATACGG GTGTACGTTCATAGGAAATCAAGACACTTATGAGACCCACTTGGAGACATGCAAGTTTGAGGGTCTGAAGGAGTTCCTGCAGCAGACAGACGATCGCTTCCATGAGATGCAGGTGGCAATGGCTCAGAAGGACCAGGAAATTGCCTTCTTGCGCTCCATGCTGGGGAAACTCTCAGAGAAAATCGACCAGCTGGAGAAGAACCTGGAGCTTAAGTTTG ATGTGCTGGATGAGAACCAGAGCAAGCTGAGTGAGGACCTGATGGAGTTCCGCAGGGACGCCTCCATGCTGAAC gatGAACTCTCCCACATTAATGCTCGGCTCAACATGGGCATCCTTGGAT CCTATGATCCTCAGCAGATCTTCAAGTGCAAGGGGACCTTTGTGGGACACCAGGGCCCTGTCTGGTGTTTATGCGTTTACTCCATAGGAGACTTGCTCTTCAGTGGCTCTTCAGACAAAACCATTAAG GTGTGGGATACCTGTACCACATACAAGTGCCAAAAGACCTTGGAAGGTCACGATGGAATTGTACTGGCTCTCTGCATCCAGGG GAACAAGCTGTACAGTGGCTCTGCTGACTGCACCATTATT GTCTgggatattcaaaacctgcagAAAGTGAACACGATCCGAGCACATGACAATCCTGTTTGCACTTTGGTCTCCTCGCACAACATGCTGTTCAGCGGCTCTCTCAAAGCCATCAAG GTCTGGGATATTGTAGGTACCGAGCTCAAACTGAAGAAGGAGCTGACAGGTCTCAATCACTGGGTGCGAGCGCTGGTGGCTTCTCAAAACTATCTCTACAGTGGATCTTACCAAACAATCAAG ATCTGGGACATCCGCAACTTGGAGTGTGTCCACGTGCTGCAGACGTCAGGAGGCAGCGTCTACTCCATTGCTGTGACAAACCACCACATTGTGTGTGGCACTTATGAGAACCTCATCCAT GTCTGGGATATAGAGACAAAGGAACAAGTCCGCACGCTGACCGGGCATGTGGGCACGGTCTATGCCCTCGCTGTCATCTCCACACCGGATCAAACCAAAGTCTTCAGTGCATCGTATGACCGGTCTCTCAGG GTGTGGAGCATGGACAACATGATCTGTACCCAGACACTGCTGCGACACCAGGGTAGCGTCACTGCCCTCGCAGTCTCCAGGGGCCGCCTCTTCTCTGGCGCTGTGGACAGCACTGTAAAG GTCTGGACGTGCTAG